The Candidatus Polarisedimenticolia bacterium genome window below encodes:
- a CDS encoding NAD(P)H-hydrate dehydratase gives MEILTSQQMRRIDRRAVRTYGLQETVLMETAGLRVLEVLKGLEAHLESRRILLLCGKGNNGGDTFVLARHLRNGGIPFSALLFGRREDVRGAAATHLRTLERMGIAPTEIRGAASWKAARRLLDASDLVVDGLLGTGLSRPVTGLLARVFQEVNQARPLVVAVDIPSGLSGDTGEVPGPCIKADHTVTFVRPKFPHVFPPAEALCGTLHVRDIGIPDEAIAAEKVDLDLLDVEGLAPLLPQRRPDSHKGDFGHALVIAGSRGKGGAARLAALGALRAGCGLVTAAVPAGLQSGFVSRAMEVMTEGLPETAEGTLAAAGIDRLLGLLEGKQVVAIGPGLTTNPETRRLIDEVVLRARVPVILDADGVNAFAGCTERLSGRKRPLVLTPHPGEMGRLVGMPGSRVQLQRLDLARGFARRHACHVVLKGHRTLVASPSGRVSVNPTGNPGMATGGSGDVLTGLLAGLVAQGIEVGAAARLAVYLHGLAGDLAAAEVGEGPLIARDILLHFPAALQRLKPSRPHDRHDALPNARRIG, from the coding sequence GTGGAAATCCTGACATCGCAACAGATGCGCCGCATCGACCGGCGTGCGGTCCGGACGTACGGCCTGCAGGAAACGGTCCTCATGGAGACCGCCGGGCTGCGCGTCCTCGAAGTCCTGAAGGGCCTCGAAGCCCATCTGGAGTCCCGCCGCATCCTGCTGCTGTGCGGCAAGGGGAACAACGGTGGGGACACCTTCGTCCTGGCCCGCCACCTCCGAAACGGCGGCATCCCGTTCTCCGCCCTGCTGTTCGGGCGGCGGGAGGACGTCCGGGGGGCCGCTGCGACCCATCTCAGGACCCTGGAACGGATGGGAATCGCCCCCACGGAAATCCGCGGCGCCGCCTCGTGGAAGGCCGCCCGGAGACTCCTGGACGCGTCCGACCTGGTCGTGGACGGCCTCTTGGGGACCGGATTGTCGCGCCCGGTGACCGGTCTCCTGGCGCGCGTGTTCCAGGAGGTCAATCAGGCGCGCCCCCTCGTGGTGGCGGTCGACATCCCGTCCGGCCTGTCCGGTGACACCGGCGAGGTGCCCGGACCCTGCATCAAGGCCGATCACACCGTGACCTTCGTCCGCCCGAAATTCCCGCACGTCTTCCCTCCCGCCGAGGCCCTGTGCGGCACGCTCCATGTCAGGGACATCGGGATTCCGGACGAGGCGATTGCCGCGGAGAAGGTCGATCTCGATCTCCTGGACGTGGAGGGTCTCGCTCCTCTCCTCCCGCAACGCCGCCCGGACAGCCATAAGGGGGATTTTGGGCACGCCCTGGTGATCGCCGGATCGCGAGGCAAGGGGGGGGCGGCGCGCCTGGCGGCTCTGGGGGCCCTGCGCGCCGGGTGCGGCCTGGTCACCGCCGCCGTGCCGGCCGGCCTCCAGTCGGGATTCGTCTCCCGGGCGATGGAGGTCATGACCGAGGGGCTTCCCGAGACCGCTGAAGGAACCCTGGCGGCGGCCGGCATCGATCGCCTGCTCGGTCTCCTCGAGGGGAAGCAGGTGGTGGCGATCGGTCCAGGGCTGACCACCAACCCCGAGACGCGAAGGCTCATTGACGAGGTCGTGCTGCGGGCGCGCGTCCCGGTGATCCTGGACGCCGATGGCGTGAACGCCTTCGCCGGCTGCACGGAGCGCCTCTCGGGGAGGAAACGCCCCCTCGTCCTGACGCCGCACCCCGGAGAGATGGGAAGGCTCGTCGGGATGCCGGGGTCACGCGTGCAGCTCCAGCGGCTCGATCTGGCCCGTGGTTTCGCCCGCCGCCATGCCTGCCACGTCGTCCTGAAGGGGCACAGAACCCTCGTCGCGTCCCCCTCGGGCCGCGTCTCGGTCAATCCGACCGGCAACCCGGGGATGGCCACGGGGGGATCCGGCGATGTCCTGACCGGCCTTCTGGCAGGCCTCGTCGCGCAAGGGATCGAGGTGGGCGCGGCGGCACGGCTCGCGGTCTACCTTCATGGCCTGGCGGGAGATCTGGCGGCGGCCGAGGTGGGGGAAGGGCCGCTCATCGCCCGGGACATCCTGCTGCATTTCCCCGCGGCCCTGCAGCGGCTGAAGCCCTCTCGACCGCACGACCGGCACGACGCGCTTCCGAACGCCCGGAGGATTGGATGA
- a CDS encoding GNAT family N-acetyltransferase, giving the protein MKNGQDSTMGGQRSSTHQDSLARGIPRPSPRRPAGQTAARPAVLRVVIRPARPDDLEEATLIERRVWGRLGASLNELQRRLFALPEAFLLAELQRPGQSPRLVGLTNGLLWTRDFPRTYLEYERALPSASHNPRGDVLYLASLGVDADLRGHGIGLRLLQETIEVGRRRHLKQVRLIASSRSRPLCERAGLTFVRPLPRLFRQHRDLMPQPVLMELLFS; this is encoded by the coding sequence ATGAAGAACGGCCAGGACTCGACGATGGGGGGTCAGCGCTCCTCGACCCACCAGGACAGCCTCGCGCGCGGCATTCCCCGGCCCTCCCCGAGACGTCCGGCGGGGCAGACGGCCGCTAGGCCGGCGGTCCTGCGGGTGGTCATCCGCCCCGCCCGTCCCGACGATCTCGAGGAGGCGACCCTGATCGAGCGCCGGGTCTGGGGCCGCCTGGGCGCGTCGCTCAACGAGCTCCAGAGACGCCTGTTCGCGCTCCCGGAGGCCTTCCTCCTGGCCGAGCTGCAGCGGCCGGGCCAGTCGCCGCGGCTCGTCGGCCTGACCAACGGCCTGCTCTGGACGCGCGATTTTCCGCGCACCTATCTCGAATACGAGCGCGCCCTGCCGTCCGCCTCGCACAATCCTCGCGGGGATGTCCTGTACCTCGCGTCACTCGGGGTGGATGCCGACCTGCGCGGCCACGGCATCGGCCTCAGGCTCCTGCAGGAAACGATCGAGGTCGGCAGGCGGCGCCACCTGAAGCAGGTCCGGCTGATCGCCAGCAGCCGTTCCCGGCCCCTGTGCGAGCGCGCGGGGCTCACGTTCGTGCGTCCCCTGCCCCGGCTGTTCCGGCAGCACCGTGACCTGATGCCCCAGCCGGTGCTGATGGAACTCCTCTTCTCCTGA
- the tsaE gene encoding tRNA (adenosine(37)-N6)-threonylcarbamoyltransferase complex ATPase subunit type 1 TsaE, producing MPGRSVLSRKEDETRAAGELLALTLRSGDTVLLTGDLGMGKTVFARGIAAGLGVHPGQVRSPSFTLVNLYHGRLPVYHIDLYRVEKIEDMDELGLEEILGGEGVAIVEWAERLGPYRPVQAVEVQIVDRGGLEREIRIDDRRGHSIR from the coding sequence ATGCCGGGCCGGTCCGTCCTCAGCCGCAAGGAAGACGAAACGCGCGCCGCGGGGGAGTTGCTCGCCCTCACCTTGCGCTCCGGGGACACCGTCCTGCTGACTGGAGATCTCGGGATGGGGAAGACCGTGTTCGCCCGGGGGATCGCTGCGGGGCTGGGTGTGCACCCCGGTCAGGTGCGATCCCCCAGCTTCACGCTCGTGAACCTGTATCACGGGCGCCTGCCCGTGTACCACATCGATCTCTACCGCGTGGAGAAGATCGAGGACATGGACGAGCTGGGGCTTGAGGAGATCCTGGGAGGAGAAGGAGTCGCCATCGTCGAATGGGCCGAGCGCCTGGGACCCTACCGCCCGGTCCAGGCGGTGGAGGTCCAGATCGTCGACCGGGGCGGGCTGGAACGCGAGATCCGGATCGACGACCGGCGGGGTCACTCCATCCGATAG
- the guaB gene encoding IMP dehydrogenase, whose protein sequence is MLEGPIPEALTFDDVLLLPARSEVLPSRVDVSTQLTRNIRLNIPLVSAAMDTVTDSRLAIAMAQQGGIGIVHKNMPIEAQAGEVDKVKRSESGMIVDPVTIRPDQKIADALDLMQKYKISGVPVTDRGGRLLGILTNRDLRFETRTDLSVSAVMTKEDLVTVPVGTTLEEAKTILHKHKIEKLLVVDREYHLKGLITVKDIQKMIKYPHACKDGLGRLRVGAAVGVGPDEVERARALVEVRADLLVVDTAHGHSSGVMDMVRVLRKAFPGVDLAAGNVATEEGAEDLMKLGVDAVKVGIGPGSICTTRVVTGVGVPQVTAISQCALAARRHGIPLIADGGIKFSGDITKALAAGASSVMIGSLFAGAEESPGETILFQGRTFKAYRGMGSIGAMRRGSADRYFQEATEDKLVPEGIEGMVPHKGSLQGLMPQLVGGLRAGMGYCGARDIETLRREARFIRITSAGLREGHAHDVVITKEAPNYRME, encoded by the coding sequence ATGCTGGAAGGCCCCATCCCCGAGGCGCTGACGTTTGACGACGTGCTCCTCCTGCCCGCCCGTTCGGAGGTGCTGCCGAGCAGGGTCGACGTCTCGACGCAGCTCACGCGCAACATCCGGCTGAACATCCCCCTCGTGTCGGCGGCGATGGACACGGTCACCGACTCCCGCCTGGCGATCGCCATGGCGCAGCAGGGGGGCATCGGCATCGTCCACAAGAACATGCCGATCGAGGCCCAAGCGGGGGAGGTGGACAAGGTCAAGCGCTCGGAGAGCGGCATGATCGTGGACCCGGTCACCATCCGCCCGGATCAGAAGATCGCCGACGCGCTCGATCTCATGCAGAAGTACAAGATCTCGGGGGTGCCGGTCACCGACCGTGGCGGGCGCCTCCTCGGCATCCTGACCAACCGCGACCTGCGCTTCGAGACCCGCACGGACCTGTCGGTGTCGGCCGTGATGACCAAGGAGGACCTGGTCACGGTTCCGGTGGGCACGACGCTCGAGGAAGCCAAGACGATCCTGCACAAGCACAAGATCGAAAAACTCCTGGTCGTCGACCGCGAATACCACCTGAAGGGGCTGATCACCGTCAAAGACATCCAGAAGATGATCAAGTACCCGCACGCGTGCAAGGACGGCCTCGGCCGGCTGCGCGTGGGGGCGGCGGTCGGAGTGGGCCCGGACGAGGTCGAACGGGCGCGGGCGCTGGTGGAGGTGCGCGCCGACCTCCTGGTCGTGGACACGGCGCACGGCCACTCGTCCGGCGTGATGGACATGGTGCGCGTCCTGCGGAAGGCGTTTCCAGGGGTCGATCTCGCCGCCGGCAACGTCGCGACCGAGGAGGGGGCGGAGGATCTGATGAAGCTCGGAGTCGACGCCGTCAAGGTCGGCATCGGCCCGGGATCGATCTGCACGACACGCGTGGTGACCGGCGTCGGGGTCCCCCAGGTGACCGCCATCTCGCAATGCGCCCTCGCCGCCCGGCGCCACGGCATTCCGCTGATCGCCGACGGCGGCATCAAGTTCTCGGGCGACATCACCAAGGCGCTCGCGGCCGGCGCCTCCTCGGTCATGATCGGGTCCCTGTTTGCCGGCGCCGAGGAGTCACCGGGCGAGACCATCCTGTTCCAGGGCCGTACCTTCAAGGCCTACCGCGGCATGGGCTCCATCGGGGCGATGCGTCGGGGCAGCGCCGACCGCTATTTCCAGGAGGCGACGGAGGACAAGCTGGTGCCGGAGGGGATCGAGGGGATGGTGCCGCACAAGGGGTCGCTGCAGGGCCTGATGCCGCAGCTGGTGGGCGGCCTGCGCGCCGGGATGGGCTATTGCGGCGCCCGGGACATCGAGACCCTGAGGCGCGAGGCACGCTTCATCCGCATCACCTCCGCGGGGCTCCGGGAAGGGCACGCCCACGACGTGGTGATCACGAAGGAAGCCCCGAACTATCGGATGGAGTGA
- the secA gene encoding preprotein translocase subunit SecA, with translation MIDTILKKIVGTKNERELRRLQPRVQTINDLEPSVRALSDEQIRAKTLELKGRIAAGTSPDDILPEAFALCREAARRTVNMRHFDVQLIGGMVLNQGKIAEMKTGEGKTLVATLAAYLNALSGKGVHVVTVNDYLARRDAAWMGPIYSFLGLSVGVIQHDMDDASRKAAYAADVTYGTNNEFGFDYLRDNMKYSLDAMVQRGHHFAVVDEVDSILIDEARTPLIISGPSEESTEIYSRADTLIPRLKKEEDYTVDEKSRTAALTEEGVEKAEKFLHVENLYDPAEMELNHAVHQALRAHVLFKNDVDYVVKDDQVLIVDEFTGRLMPGRRWSDGLHQAVEAKEKVRVQKENQTLATITFQNYFRMYGKLAGMTGTADTEAVEFDKIYRLEVMVIPTNRPLIRIEFPDVVYRTEKEKFTAVVEEIEDLYGKGQPVLVGTISIEKSEQLSELLKKKRIPHVILNAKYHEKEAEIVAQAGRLKSVTIATNMAGRGTDILLGGNAEFLARREIVEEGVDPATVTPEQWKDRMSRHQGRCVTEHDQVVGLGGLHILGTERHEARRIDNQLRGRAGRQGDPGSSRFYMSLEDDLMRIFGSDRISGLMKRLGMEEGVPIEHGMVTRAIERAQKQVEARNFETRKHLLEYDDVNNKQRTEIYRLRRELLEGKGQKEYLLQKGEEILDYLLDSCCNPNVEPEEWQPDELRNGLLRYFGIDVQAVGIDWKTINAVDLHERLRTHVLARYEEKERALGEEAMRQHERALMLYVIDTAWKDHLLAMDHLKEGIGLRGYGQRDPLTEYKKESFAMFGLMKERIEDEIIMNLWRMDAQVATQQREMRVRRERDLTYTAPAKEAPQPVQRPAGRVGRNDPCPCGSGKKYKKCHGSEEGTGTAARPAAPHGVRV, from the coding sequence CTGATCGACACCATCCTCAAGAAGATCGTCGGCACCAAGAACGAGCGCGAGCTCAGGCGTCTCCAGCCGCGCGTCCAGACCATCAACGACCTCGAGCCTTCCGTCCGCGCTCTCTCCGACGAGCAAATTCGGGCGAAGACCCTGGAGCTCAAGGGCCGGATCGCCGCAGGCACGTCGCCCGACGACATCCTCCCCGAGGCGTTCGCCCTGTGCCGCGAAGCGGCGCGCCGCACCGTGAACATGCGGCACTTCGACGTGCAGCTCATCGGCGGCATGGTCCTGAACCAGGGGAAGATCGCCGAGATGAAGACCGGCGAAGGAAAGACCCTGGTGGCCACCCTGGCGGCCTACCTGAACGCCCTGTCCGGGAAGGGCGTGCACGTCGTCACCGTCAATGATTACCTGGCCCGCCGCGACGCGGCCTGGATGGGCCCCATCTACAGCTTTCTGGGCCTGTCGGTCGGAGTCATCCAGCACGACATGGACGACGCCAGCCGCAAGGCCGCCTACGCCGCCGACGTGACCTACGGGACCAACAACGAGTTCGGCTTCGACTACCTGCGCGACAACATGAAGTACTCGCTCGACGCCATGGTGCAGCGCGGCCACCATTTCGCGGTCGTCGACGAGGTCGACTCGATCCTGATCGACGAGGCCCGGACGCCCCTCATCATCTCGGGCCCCTCGGAGGAATCGACCGAGATCTACTCCCGCGCCGATACCCTCATCCCGCGCCTCAAGAAGGAAGAGGACTACACGGTCGACGAAAAGTCGCGCACCGCGGCTTTGACCGAGGAGGGGGTGGAGAAGGCCGAAAAGTTCCTGCACGTCGAGAACCTGTATGACCCGGCGGAGATGGAGCTGAACCACGCCGTGCACCAGGCGCTGCGCGCCCACGTCCTGTTCAAGAACGACGTCGACTACGTCGTCAAGGACGACCAGGTCCTGATCGTCGACGAGTTCACCGGCCGGCTGATGCCGGGGCGCCGCTGGAGCGACGGGCTGCACCAGGCGGTCGAGGCGAAGGAGAAGGTCAGGGTCCAGAAGGAGAACCAGACTCTCGCCACGATCACCTTCCAGAACTACTTCCGCATGTACGGGAAGCTCGCCGGGATGACCGGGACCGCCGACACCGAAGCGGTGGAGTTCGACAAAATCTACCGCCTCGAGGTGATGGTCATCCCGACCAACCGGCCGCTCATCCGGATCGAGTTTCCGGACGTGGTCTACCGCACGGAGAAGGAGAAGTTCACCGCGGTGGTGGAGGAGATCGAGGACCTGTACGGGAAAGGTCAACCGGTCCTGGTCGGCACCATCTCCATCGAGAAATCGGAGCAGCTGAGCGAGCTCCTGAAGAAGAAGCGCATCCCGCACGTCATCCTGAACGCCAAGTACCACGAGAAGGAGGCCGAAATCGTCGCCCAGGCCGGGCGCCTCAAGTCGGTGACCATCGCCACGAACATGGCGGGGCGCGGCACCGACATCCTGCTGGGCGGCAACGCGGAATTCCTGGCGCGGCGGGAGATCGTCGAGGAAGGGGTCGATCCCGCCACGGTGACCCCCGAGCAGTGGAAGGATCGGATGTCACGGCACCAGGGGCGCTGCGTCACGGAGCACGACCAGGTCGTCGGCCTGGGGGGCCTGCACATCCTGGGGACCGAGCGGCACGAGGCGCGGCGCATCGACAACCAGCTGCGCGGCCGCGCCGGGCGCCAGGGGGATCCGGGGTCGTCGCGGTTCTACATGTCGCTCGAGGACGACCTGATGCGCATCTTCGGGTCGGACCGGATCTCGGGACTGATGAAGCGGCTCGGCATGGAAGAGGGCGTGCCAATCGAGCACGGCATGGTCACCCGCGCCATCGAGCGCGCCCAGAAGCAGGTCGAGGCGCGCAACTTCGAGACCCGCAAGCACCTGCTGGAGTACGACGACGTCAACAACAAGCAGCGCACCGAGATCTACCGCCTCCGCCGGGAGCTCCTCGAGGGGAAGGGCCAGAAGGAGTACCTGCTGCAGAAGGGGGAGGAAATCCTGGACTACCTCCTCGACTCCTGCTGCAACCCGAACGTCGAGCCGGAGGAGTGGCAGCCGGACGAGCTGCGGAACGGTTTGCTGCGCTACTTCGGGATCGACGTGCAGGCCGTGGGGATCGACTGGAAGACGATCAATGCCGTCGATCTGCACGAACGGCTCCGGACGCACGTGCTGGCGCGCTACGAGGAGAAGGAGCGCGCCCTGGGCGAAGAGGCGATGCGCCAGCACGAGCGCGCCCTCATGCTGTACGTCATCGATACCGCCTGGAAGGACCACCTCCTGGCGATGGACCACCTCAAGGAGGGGATCGGCCTGCGCGGCTACGGCCAGCGCGACCCGCTCACCGAGTACAAGAAGGAGTCTTTCGCCATGTTCGGCCTGATGAAGGAGCGGATCGAGGACGAGATCATCATGAACCTCTGGCGCATGGACGCGCAGGTCGCGACCCAGCAGCGGGAGATGCGCGTCAGGCGGGAGCGCGACCTGACGTACACCGCCCCCGCGAAGGAGGCCCCGCAGCCCGTTCAGCGTCCCGCCGGCCGCGTGGGTCGGAACGATCCGTGCCCGTGCGGCTCGGGCAAGAAGTACAAGAAGTGCCATGGTTCGGAGGAGGGGACCGGCACCGCGGCGCGTCCGGCCGCTCCCCACGGAGTGCGGGTATAG
- a CDS encoding M23 family metallopeptidase, which produces MSSKKFYTIMIVPHAAAKFRRLKISRNFLIGAGIFLGLIFIAGLMFPTYLLRATQLSAGMQKLAKENSELKKASEKFDESLADLRGRLAEFEAKATKFAMLAGVEENPAQQMAAGGSSFDLKGLSPKASQAVIEAEINTLRERSGVLQDTFRVLDMAFQKQSLLLSSTPSIYPVHGLLGNGYGWRRDPFTGMRDFHQGLDLVAPIGTQVVAPADGIVTKAGPAGGFGNSVFISHGYGIITRYGHLASYNVKVGQRVKRGDVVATVGTTGRSTGPHLHYELLVHQRNVDPIKYILEEYRAF; this is translated from the coding sequence ATGTCCAGCAAGAAGTTCTACACCATCATGATCGTCCCTCACGCCGCCGCCAAGTTCCGGCGTCTCAAGATATCCCGGAACTTCCTGATCGGGGCGGGCATCTTCCTCGGGCTCATCTTCATTGCCGGCCTCATGTTCCCGACCTACCTGCTGCGCGCCACCCAGCTGTCCGCAGGCATGCAGAAGCTCGCCAAGGAGAACTCGGAGCTGAAGAAGGCGAGCGAGAAGTTCGACGAGTCCCTGGCCGACCTGCGCGGCCGCCTGGCGGAGTTCGAGGCCAAGGCGACGAAGTTCGCCATGCTGGCGGGGGTCGAGGAGAATCCGGCCCAGCAAATGGCGGCGGGCGGCAGCTCCTTCGATTTGAAGGGGCTTTCTCCCAAGGCATCCCAGGCGGTCATCGAGGCGGAAATCAATACCCTGCGGGAGCGCTCCGGCGTCCTGCAGGACACCTTCCGGGTCCTCGACATGGCGTTCCAGAAGCAGTCGCTCCTCCTGTCGTCCACGCCGAGCATCTACCCGGTCCACGGCCTCCTCGGGAACGGCTACGGCTGGCGCCGGGACCCCTTCACGGGGATGCGGGACTTCCACCAGGGGCTCGACCTCGTGGCGCCGATCGGCACGCAGGTCGTAGCTCCAGCGGACGGCATCGTGACCAAGGCAGGCCCGGCGGGGGGGTTCGGCAACTCGGTGTTCATCTCGCACGGGTACGGGATCATCACGCGCTACGGCCACCTGGCGTCCTACAACGTCAAGGTAGGGCAGCGGGTGAAGCGGGGGGACGTGGTGGCCACGGTCGGGACGACCGGCCGCAGCACGGGGCCGCACCTGCACTACGAGCTTCTGGTGCACCAGAGGAACGTCGACCCGATCAAGTACATCCTGGAAGAGTACCGGGCGTTCTAG
- a CDS encoding glycoside hydrolase family 3 protein: MSVGADLSLEERIGQLFWIGFQGTSLGPELRALLDQVRPGGLILFSRNIESASQVRSLTDDLYRAVRVPPFIALDQEGGRVNRLKPIVGAIPPNLELAGRPDAGAAVRRHSQATAQALRSLGFSVNFAPVLDLSDRDPRNGIGDRAYGHDPGVVCRLARAFLEAHLSAGVVPVGKHFPGLGSARADTHLTLPVIQKSRARLWDEDLLPYRRLRRKLPAVMVGHAHYPAIQGPASAPATLSRPVVDTFLRKKVEYGGLILTDDLEMGAVDQTPGGGLALRALAAGHDGLMFCSSEVKIRAAHAELLAAVREGDVGAARIGASVRRMLRLKNRFLVRRRRAPHAPESVDRSRRLLASLGGGADSGVDPTARS, from the coding sequence ATGTCCGTCGGCGCAGACCTGTCGCTCGAGGAGAGGATCGGCCAGCTCTTCTGGATAGGCTTCCAGGGGACCTCCCTCGGGCCGGAACTCAGGGCCCTTCTGGACCAGGTTCGCCCGGGTGGCCTGATCCTGTTCTCCCGCAACATCGAGAGCGCCTCCCAGGTCCGCTCATTGACCGACGACCTGTACCGGGCGGTGCGCGTCCCTCCGTTCATCGCCCTCGACCAGGAAGGGGGCCGGGTCAACCGCCTCAAGCCGATCGTCGGGGCGATCCCGCCCAATCTCGAGCTTGCCGGTCGTCCCGACGCGGGGGCGGCGGTCAGGAGACATTCCCAGGCCACGGCGCAGGCGCTCAGGAGCCTCGGCTTCAGCGTCAATTTCGCCCCGGTGCTCGACCTGTCCGATCGCGACCCGCGCAATGGCATCGGCGATCGGGCCTACGGCCATGATCCCGGGGTCGTCTGCCGGCTGGCCCGGGCGTTTCTCGAGGCCCATCTGAGCGCCGGAGTCGTTCCGGTCGGCAAGCATTTCCCCGGACTGGGGTCGGCACGCGCCGACACCCACCTGACGCTGCCGGTCATCCAGAAGTCGCGGGCCCGGCTCTGGGACGAGGACCTGCTCCCCTACCGGCGGCTCCGAAGGAAACTCCCGGCCGTCATGGTCGGGCATGCGCACTATCCCGCCATCCAGGGGCCCGCCTCGGCGCCCGCCACCCTGTCGCGCCCGGTGGTGGACACCTTCCTTCGGAAGAAGGTGGAATACGGCGGGCTGATCCTGACCGACGACCTCGAAATGGGGGCGGTGGATCAGACCCCCGGTGGCGGCCTGGCTCTGCGCGCCCTGGCCGCGGGTCACGATGGCCTCATGTTCTGCAGCTCGGAGGTGAAGATCCGCGCGGCGCACGCCGAGCTGCTCGCGGCCGTACGGGAGGGGGATGTCGGGGCCGCCCGCATCGGTGCTTCGGTCCGCCGCATGCTCCGGCTGAAGAACCGCTTCCTCGTGAGGCGCCGCCGGGCGCCGCATGCCCCGGAGAGCGTCGATCGCAGCCGCCGGCTGCTGGCCTCCCTGGGTGGAGGGGCCGATTCCGGGGTCGACCCGACCGCTCGGAGCTGA
- a CDS encoding phosphoribosylaminoimidazolesuccinocarboxamide synthase, which produces MTAPLVQSEFPDLRLLSRGKVRDNYDLGDALLIVSTDRISAFDHILPNGIPDKGKVLNQISIFWFGKTAGLVRNHLREHRVERFPGLLRRHAEILKGRSVLVTRLDMLPVECVVRGYLAGSGFKEYVKTGSVCGLRLPPGLKESCRLPEPLFTPSTKAVTGHDENIPFAKVVDLVGRETAVSVRDLSLQIYRKGCEHAESRGIIIADTKFEFGRDRDGMVLADEVMTPDSSRFWPKETYREGGAQPSLDKQYVRDYLESIGWDKNPPAPRLPDEIVQGASRRYVDIFTRLTGQPLE; this is translated from the coding sequence ATGACCGCCCCGCTCGTGCAGTCGGAATTCCCGGACCTGAGGCTTCTCAGTCGCGGAAAAGTCCGGGACAACTACGATCTGGGGGACGCGCTTCTCATCGTCTCGACCGATCGGATCTCGGCGTTCGATCACATCCTGCCGAACGGCATACCGGACAAGGGGAAGGTCCTGAACCAGATCTCCATCTTCTGGTTCGGGAAGACCGCGGGCCTGGTGCGCAATCATCTTCGGGAACACCGGGTCGAGCGCTTTCCCGGATTGCTGCGCCGGCATGCCGAAATCCTGAAAGGACGGTCGGTCCTGGTCACCCGGCTCGACATGCTGCCGGTCGAATGCGTGGTGCGCGGCTACCTGGCCGGATCGGGGTTCAAGGAGTACGTGAAGACCGGATCGGTCTGCGGCCTCAGGCTGCCTCCCGGGCTCAAGGAGTCGTGCCGCCTGCCGGAGCCCCTGTTCACGCCGTCCACCAAGGCGGTCACCGGGCACGACGAGAACATCCCCTTTGCCAAGGTGGTGGACCTTGTGGGGCGCGAAACCGCCGTGAGCGTGCGGGACCTCAGCCTGCAGATCTACAGGAAGGGATGCGAGCACGCCGAATCGCGCGGCATCATCATCGCCGACACGAAGTTCGAATTCGGGCGCGACCGGGACGGCATGGTCCTGGCCGATGAAGTCATGACGCCCGACTCGTCCCGCTTCTGGCCGAAGGAGACCTACCGGGAAGGCGGCGCCCAGCCATCCCTCGACAAGCAGTACGTCCGCGACTACCTGGAATCGATCGGCTGGGACAAGAATCCGCCGGCGCCCCGGCTCCCCGATGAAATCGTCCAGGGAGCCAGCCGGCGCTATGTCGATATTTTCACGCGCCTGACGGGTCAACCCCTGGAATAG